One window of the Sulfitobacter alexandrii genome contains the following:
- a CDS encoding ArsR/SmtB family transcription factor, which yields MSQRRLDLVFATLADSTRRAVVERLASGPASVSELAGPHDMALPTFMRHLKVLEDAGLVRSVKKGRVRTCHIEAAPLMEVQGWLAWQRQVWEQRLDRLDALALSLEKDIE from the coding sequence ATGAGCCAGCGCCGCCTCGACCTCGTCTTCGCCACCCTGGCGGACTCCACGCGCCGGGCCGTGGTGGAACGCCTCGCCAGCGGTCCCGCCTCGGTCTCGGAACTGGCCGGGCCGCATGACATGGCCCTGCCGACCTTCATGCGCCACCTCAAGGTGCTGGAGGACGCGGGGCTGGTGCGGTCGGTCAAGAAAGGCCGGGTGCGGACCTGCCATATCGAGGCCGCGCCGCTGATGGAGGTCCAGGGCTGGCTCGCCTGGCAGCGCCAGGTCTGGGAACAACGGCTCGACAGGCTCGACGCGCTGGCCCTGTCACTTGAAAAGGACATCGAATGA
- a CDS encoding SRPBCC family protein → MTDHDRERDLELTRIIAASPRALWRCWTEPDLLRQWFCPAPYKVTRAEIDPRPGGIFLTAMQAPDGTDFDAEAGCVLEAEPDRRFTFTDALGPSFRPTGGGFMTGVITMEAVEGGTRYTARVRHATEADRQKHIDMGFHEGWGTAADQLAALAATLGD, encoded by the coding sequence ATGACCGATCACGACCGGGAACGCGACCTTGAACTGACCCGCATCATCGCGGCCTCTCCCCGCGCGCTGTGGCGCTGCTGGACGGAGCCGGACCTGCTTCGCCAGTGGTTCTGCCCGGCGCCCTACAAGGTCACCCGGGCCGAGATCGACCCACGGCCGGGCGGCATCTTCCTGACGGCGATGCAGGCGCCCGACGGCACCGACTTCGACGCCGAGGCCGGGTGCGTGCTCGAAGCCGAGCCCGACCGGCGGTTCACCTTCACCGACGCCCTCGGGCCGAGTTTTCGCCCGACCGGCGGCGGCTTCATGACCGGCGTCATCACGATGGAAGCGGTCGAAGGCGGCACCCGCTACACCGCCCGCGTCAGGCACGCGACCGAGGCGGACCGGCAAAAGCACATCGACATGGGTTTCCACGAGGGCTGGGGCACGGCGGCGGATCAGCTGGCGGCACTGGCGGCGACCCTGGGCGACTGA
- the xdhA gene encoding xanthine dehydrogenase small subunit → MDITFLLNGEPVSLTDVSPTTTLLDWLREVRGLTGTKEGCNEGDCGACTVMISDAGGARALNGCILFLPQVQGKHVTTVEGLAAPDGSLHPVQQALVDHHGSQCGFCTPGFAVSMACAHLNGRTDHDTQLAGNLCRCTGYAPIIRAALDAASAPVPGHLENLSLHCSENTTGGSGGLAPRVVQPAHSDDLARWYADHPDATLIAGATDVGLWVTKQFRDLGDVAFLGRCADLRGITDAGDHWRIGAMTSLTALEAHFAPHHPSLAAMLRRYGSVQVRNAATIGGNIANGSPIGDGPPALIALGATLHLRRGDDRRSLPLEAFFLDYGKQDRAPGEFVEAVTVPKQPDTLRCYKLSKRFDQDISAVCGCINIVRTDGGIGSARIAFGGMAGVPKRAAAAEAALTGAPFTADSFRAAMAALKEDFQPMSDMRASAGYRMETAQNMLLRCFHDLSGTMTDVRGVSA, encoded by the coding sequence ATGGACATCACGTTTCTTCTCAACGGAGAACCCGTGTCGCTGACCGACGTGTCCCCCACCACCACGCTTCTGGACTGGCTGCGCGAGGTGCGCGGCCTGACCGGCACCAAGGAAGGGTGCAACGAAGGCGACTGCGGGGCCTGCACGGTCATGATCTCCGACGCCGGCGGCGCGCGCGCGCTCAATGGCTGCATCCTGTTCCTGCCGCAGGTGCAGGGCAAGCATGTCACCACGGTCGAAGGGCTGGCAGCCCCGGACGGCAGCCTGCACCCGGTCCAGCAGGCCCTGGTGGATCATCACGGCAGCCAGTGCGGTTTCTGCACGCCGGGCTTCGCGGTCTCCATGGCCTGCGCGCATCTCAACGGGCGCACCGATCACGACACGCAGCTGGCGGGGAACCTCTGTCGCTGCACGGGCTATGCCCCGATCATCCGCGCCGCCCTGGACGCGGCATCGGCCCCGGTGCCCGGGCATCTGGAAAACCTGTCCCTTCATTGTTCCGAAAATACCACCGGGGGGTCCGGGGGGCTGGCCCCCCGGGTCGTGCAACCCGCGCATTCCGACGATCTGGCGCGCTGGTACGCCGACCACCCGGATGCCACCCTGATCGCCGGCGCCACCGACGTGGGGCTCTGGGTCACGAAGCAGTTCAGGGATCTTGGCGATGTCGCCTTTCTGGGCCGCTGCGCCGATCTGCGCGGCATCACCGACGCGGGCGATCACTGGCGCATCGGGGCGATGACCAGCCTCACCGCGCTCGAGGCGCATTTCGCCCCCCACCATCCGAGCCTCGCCGCCATGCTGCGGCGCTACGGCTCGGTCCAGGTCCGCAACGCGGCCACCATCGGCGGGAACATCGCCAACGGCTCTCCCATCGGCGACGGCCCGCCCGCGCTGATCGCCCTGGGTGCCACGCTGCACCTGCGCCGCGGCGACGACCGTCGCAGCCTGCCGCTGGAGGCGTTCTTTCTCGACTACGGCAAGCAGGACCGCGCGCCCGGCGAATTCGTCGAGGCCGTCACGGTCCCGAAACAGCCCGACACCCTGCGCTGCTACAAGCTGTCGAAGCGGTTCGACCAGGATATTTCCGCCGTCTGCGGCTGCATCAACATCGTGCGCACCGACGGCGGGATCGGCAGCGCGCGGATCGCCTTCGGCGGCATGGCCGGTGTCCCGAAACGCGCGGCGGCGGCCGAAGCGGCCTTGACCGGCGCCCCCTTCACCGCCGACAGCTTCCGCGCGGCGATGGCGGCGCTGAAGGAGGACTTCCAACCCATGTCCGACATGCGCGCCTCGGCCGGCTACCGGATGGAGACGGCACAGAACATGCTGCTGCGGTGCTTTCACGACCTTTCCGGGACGATGACGGATGTCAGGGGGGTGAGCGCATGA